The region GAAGTGGATCCCGCTCCCCGCCTTGGGAAAGTGGCCAACATTCTTGACAGGTAGTGGATTCCACACAACACCAAATGGCCAATACTCAAAAGGAAGTGGATTACTCATGACCAGAAGTggatcccttcccccccccctccccagggtaAATGGCCAACACTCTTGCCAGTAAGtggatccctccccccacccccgagggAAAGTGGCCAACATTCTTGACAGGAACTGGATTACTCTCAACAGGAAGTGGATcacgtccccccacccccagggaaagTGGCCAACCCTACTAACAGGAAGTGGATTCCACACAACTCAAAGTGGCCAATACTCAAAAGGAAGTGGATTACTTTTGACAGGAAGTAgatccctcccactctctgcccacccccctcccccccagggaaaGTGGCCAACACCCTTCACAGGAAGTGGATTCCAATCAACAGGAAGTGGATCTCACTCCCCCAGGGAAAGTGGCCAACACCTTTCAAAGTAAGAGGATCCCTTCTCAGAGAATATGGCCGACACTCAACAGGAAATGGATCCCTCTCACCCCACTCTCCTGCCCCTCTTCCTCCAAGGGAAAGTGGCCAACACCTTTCATAGGTGGCATCCATTGTCCAGGCCTCGGCCTGGACCCCAGCGGTGTCCGTTGGGCGAGAAACGAGgagctcccctccccaccttacCCACGTAACACGGGATTCCTTCCCCGCTTGCAAAACCCCAGTGGGTTCCCTCCTtcatgcccccaccccacccctccctctcttcccctcacccctcccgcaGGCCAATTCGGCCTGCGAGTGCCAAAAGCCTAACTACCAGTCAGGCCGGTTCTCCCGGGTTCCTGGTCCGATTCGGGGTTGGAGTgggccggggcgggggaggggggagaaaggtCGCTCACGGAGATCAAGGTCgaatctggagtgggagggaATGAGGAGGAAGGAAGTTCCCCATCGCCAAGGCAACACAGAGTCTCAGAATTTCTACTTTAAaggcccccccccgcctcgcgacCTTTGACACCGGCATGCTACAGACGCTAAAAGTCCTTAAATAATGAGTCAAGTCTTTCTTCTTCAATGTCGATTTTCCATCTCTCTCCCAGGGATCCGAGCTGGGATACAGGcctgaggagagggggaggaaagTCCGGGTTTGACGCCAGTCATCGCCAGCGATGTTCTTGGCATCTCTGAAGTAAATCGACGTACAAAAACATTTCTTAATCCCCCAAattcaacacccccctccccccacccgcgctcccctcccccacccatccgTCCATCGTCAAGTTCTCCAATCGTTGCcggaggcggggtggggtggggggggggggggttgttttccAGCCCCCCCGGCCTTGTCCTGTGTCAGGCCTGACTTCTCATTTACATCCTTGGGCCCGAGGAGAGCCTTTTGTGGTTCGTCTCCTGAGGAGGTCAGTCACTGGCGGCCATTTTGATGGTCTTGATTGATTGATGGCCGCCATTTTGAAACTTGAACAAATCACCGGCCGTCATTTTGAAATTTGAACAATTGCTGGCCGCCATTGTAATAATCTTGAGCGATTGTTGGGGCCATTTTGAATCTTGAGGAATCGCTGACAGCACTTTTGAGTCTTGAGCCACCACCGGTGGCCATTTTGAGAGTCTTGACCAACCACTGGCAGCCGTTTTGAGAGTCTTGACCAATTGAGGAGGCGGCCATTTTGCCAGTCCTCAATGATCGCTGGTGGCAATCTTGAGTTTTGAACCATCACCGGTGGCCATTTTGAGAGTCTTGACCAACCGCTGGTGGCCAATTTGAGAGTCTTGACCAACCGCTGGTGGTCATTTTGAGAGTCTGGACCAACCGCTGGTGGCCATTTTGAGAGTCTTGACCAACCGCTGGTGGTCATTTTGAGAGTCTTGATcaaccgccggcggccattttgagaGTCTTGATcaaccgccggcggccattttgagaGTCTTGATcaaccgccggcggccattttgagaGTCTTGACCAACCGCTGGTGGTCATTTTGAGAGTCTTGACCAACTGCTGGTGGCCATTTTGAGTCTTGACCAACCACTGGCAGCCATTTTGAGAGTCTTGATCAACCACTGGCGGCCATTTTGAGAATCTTGACCAACTGCTGGTGGCCATTTTGAGAGTCTTGACcaaccgccggcggccattttgacaTGGTGGAAGCGGTTGTTGGGAAGCACATTGGGAGGCGGTTGTTGGCCGCCACCTCTGCAGGCCAGAGGCGGTGGCTGGCGGCCATTTTAATGGCAACGTCGCGGCCACCCCCCCcgtaacccaccccccccaactcccgaGGTCCTATAAAAGCAGCAAGCACAACGACAAGGTGAACGCGAGGCTGTGAGAGGCAACAAGAGCGGTGGAACTGCCCGTACTTCTTTGCGTGTCTGGTAATACTTCCTCGGGTTGGTCTGcgatggaggaagagagagagagagagatgagagaatGAAGTTGATATTCGCTCGCTAAAACCCGTGAAATTCTCCACGCCCACCCTCCCCGGTCTCCCGTGAGCAGATCTGAGCGAGTCTCCGTAACGGCGACCTTGACAACCATCATCGCAAAAACCCCCCATCTGGGTCACCAATgtcccctttcgggaaggaaatctgccctccttacccggtctggcctacacgtgactccagaccctcccccccacctcaccccacgcACAATGTGGCCAACTCTTAGCGTAGAgactagaaacaggccatttggagcTTCTCgccatgggtgagatgggtatggagggatatgggccaaacgcgggcaattgtggactagcttagtggttaaaaagcggggcggcatggacaagttgggccgaagggcctgtttccgtgctgtaaacctctatgaatccgatccacagaaactagaagcaggaggaggccattcggcccttccagcctgttccatcattcattatgaattcacggctgattatcaaattcaatatcctgatttccctcccttccccccatatccctcgatccctttagccccaagagcgaaacctaattccttcttgaaatcacacaacgttttggcctcagctactttctgtgggagtgaattccacacattcaccaccctctgggtgaagaaatttctcctcacctcagtcctaaaaggtttaccccttatcctcaaactctgaccccctcgttctggactccccccaccatcgggaacattctttctgaatctaccctgtgagaattttataagtttctatgagatcccctctcactctcctaaactccagtgaatataatcctaaccaactcagtctctcctctaatgacagacctgccatcccaggaatcagcctggtaaacctgcgctgcctctatagcaaggacatccttcctcagataaggacaccaaaactgcacacaatactccaggtgtggcctcaccaacgccctgtacaattgcagcaaaacatccctatccctcaaatcctctcgctatgaaggccaacataccatctgccttctttactgcctgctgtacctgcgcgcttactctcagcgactgatgcacgaggactccaaggtctcgctgagtatccacctctctcaatttacacccattcaaataataatctgtcttcctattattgctaccaaagtggataacctcacatttatccacattatactgcatccgccatgcagatacccactcactcagcctgtccaaatcacgctgaagcatctctgcatcttcctcacagctcaccctcctacccaacttTGGAGATGGGACATTTAATTCTCTCTCAGATGGCCTGGGCGAGACACTCAGTCCAAaagggggcaattaggggtgggtaacAACTGCTGGGTCTTTCCCAGTGACGCCCTGTCCCCCGAGAGAGAAGGAAGGAAAATATGGACCACGTGGTCTCTGGGCCAGTTGGCCAAGAACAGACCAGCCGCGCGATTGGCTGGAGGGCTCCCGGTTGACCTTGCGTTGGCCAACCTTGGGTCAAGGGTCACAAAGCGCCACCCCTGAAGCATCCTGCTCACCTGCTGGTAGGGTGGGCCTGGTGGTACGGATCCTCGGGTTATTACCTATAGAAAAATCAGATTGGAAAGGTTGTTTAGACAAGGTCATAGAATccgcacagtgcagaaagaggccattcagcccatcgaggctgcaccaactctccgtgaGAGCATCCTAGCGAGGCCCctctatcccacatatttaaccaataatccacctaacccgcacatctttggacatgcgcCCCGTCAGCGCGCCCCGTCAGCGCGCCCCGTCAGCGCGCCCCGTCAGCGCGTCCCGTCAGCGCGCCCCGTCAGCGCGCCCCGTCAGCGCGCCCCGTCAGCGCGCCCCGTCAGCGCGTCCCGTCAGCGCGTACTCACGTTTTGCGCAGCACACGTGGACTCTCATCTTGAGGCAGGGCTCTCCGTGACTGTGAATGGGTtttgctggagggagaggggagagaagaGATTAGTGACTTCTTGGCCATTCCCCCCTCCTTCCCGCTGCTGTCCCGAATGGGCCCCTTTGTctggctctctccccctccccccacagcaccgcaccacacccccccctccccctcccccccaggcctGGTCTGCAGAGGCCAGGGCctcaggagggagggaggcctgaGGCCTGGTTGGCGAATCTTAGCCACAGTGCGAGCAATTCGAGTTTCATTTcacacagaaccccccccccccctcccccgacctccCGCCGGACCCTGGAACAAGATTAAActcgtcctcccccccccacctctctctctctccctccctgtttttgtctctttctctttatttctctttcactctctctctctgtctctctctctcctctctgtctctctctctcttctctctgtctctctctcttctctctgtctctctctctcttctctctgtctctctctcttctctctgtctctctctctctcctctctgtctctctctctctcctctctgtctctcctctctgtctctctctcttctctctgtctctctctctctcctctctgtctctctctctgtctctctcttctctctgtctctctctctctcctctctgtctctctctctcttctctctgtctctctctctctcctctcttctctcttcctctctctcttctctctgtctctctctctctcctctctctgtcctctctctgtctctctctctcttctctctctgtcacaaaaGCAGATTCATTGTGactgtgatgaatggcagagctcgaagggccgaatggcctcctcctgcttctatcttctatggaaacaggcccttcggcccaacctggaTAGAAagataggatcaggaggaggccattcggcccttcgagcctgctccgccattcatcaccatcatgtctgattgtccaactcaatagcctcatcctgctttccccccataacctttgtcaCCCAGATTTGtgccactaagttagtcccaattgcccgtgtttggcccgtatccctcgatGCCCATTCCTAAGCCGGTACTAATGCAGGAAGGCGCGTTGCGAGGTACTCACAGAGATAGTAGTAATAATGCCCCTCTTTGAACTCCTTGCCAAGGCTGAAGGGAGTGAAACGCTGGAATTTCTCGGAAAAGCGCTCCGGGCCGTGGAGGGCGTGCGGCTTCTTGCATTCCCAACGGACCTGCTCCTTCGACCGGGGCTGGCAGGACTCGTAATCCTCTCGGTCCACTAGGTAGAGGGTGTAGCGCTCGGCTGAGCGGGGGGGCACCGTCTGCTGGTAGTGGGGGCAGTTGATGTCCAGGTAGTCGTTGAGTTTCACCTCGATGGTGGCATCTTCTCTCAGGAggctgggagggagaggaggaggggttaGCATCAGAGCGAGGAACCGCGCACTTACGGCAACCGTGAGACCCTCCCGGCAACACAACTCCGTGCCCGCcaattccacccctccccaaccccctcggaCTTTCCTCTCCCCCTCTAATGATGCGgagatactccttatacacctgtgactgtgcggccaaattcccctccaattcggttttcaagtttgctggattcgaacccgggtccccccagaacattcactgagattctggattcatagtctcgcgataataccactagaccatcgcctcccctgtatcaacagatcttaaacaatgacgagacagagtacaggaatgagatcgagaatctggtgaggcaacaataatctctccctcaatgtcaacaaaacgaaggagattgtcatcgacttcaggaagcgtaaaggagaacatgctcctgtctacatcaacggggacgaagcagAAATCGACCAGagcttcaggtgtccagatcaccaacaacctgtcctggtcccccccacgccgacactatagttaagaaagccccaccaacgcctctactttctcagaagactgaggaaatttggcatgtccacaacgactctcaccaacttttacagatgcaccatagaaagcattctttctggttgtatcacagcttggtatggctcctgctctgcccaagaccgcaaggaactacaaagggttgtgaacatagcccagtcccatcacgcaaaccaccatcacgcaaaaccagcctcccatccattgactctgcctacacttcccgctgcctcggggaaaagcagccagcataatcaaggaccccccac is a window of Mustelus asterias unplaced genomic scaffold, sMusAst1.hap1.1 HAP1_SCAFFOLD_2974, whole genome shotgun sequence DNA encoding:
- the LOC144490169 gene encoding ephrin-A1-like; this encodes LLREDATIEVKLNDYLDINCPHYQQTVPPRSAERYTLYLVDREDYESCQPRSKEQVRWECKKPHALHGPERFSEKFQRFTPFSLGKEFKEGHYYYYLSKPIHSHGEPCLKMRVHVCCAKRNNPRIRTTRPTLPADQPEEVLPDTQRSTGSSTALVASHSLAFTLSLCLLLL